The Chitinivibrio alkaliphilus ACht1 genomic interval ACGGGAACCCGCCCGTTTTGTATGCACCATGACACGACATAATAGGTAAGTCCGAAATCCCCCTGAACAAAAACAATATCCGTATCGCGTGAATTATCAGACAGATAATCTATCAAAGGTGAAGCATAATTGGCTACTGAAGGCAATTGTGCCGGAACATTGCTCCAGAGATGCTGAAGATCCTCCGGAAGAGCGGTGAAAGCAGTAACACCGTATGTATCTTTCAATTCTTTTTTTTGAGTATCCTGTAAGGTATGTGAGAAAAACAGGTGTGCGGAAATCACGCCATACTCCCTTCCCGTAAAAAAAATGATGTACTATAAGTATATAGAAACTTCTGTAGAAATCAAGATATGTCCCGAAAAACATCTTTTCCACTTTGCTTCAAAACAGGCTCTCACCGATCATCCTCCCCGGTCATATGCCCGTGTCCAAAGGAGGAACACTTCTTCCAGGCGTTTCTTAAAAAGGGGTTATACCGATCAAATCCTGAAGCAGGTTTTGCGGATATACACGTTGCTTTACAGCGGGGACAGGAGGAGATACTCCGCAGGTAAATCATATCTGCAGGACTGCGCATGTCAGTCATTTTTTTGGCCGGACGTACGGCGCTCCAACCGCAACTCTGACAGATATATTTTTTGGCCCCGTGGCAAAAAGGTATCGGCATCTTACATCTCCTCAGTTCAATGGGTGAAGGGAATACCCTTCTGGTATTACAGTGTACCACGTTTCTTTGGCAATGCAAGAATTTTAATTCACTCAGTACTCAATTCCTTTTCTACACATACAGAACGCTGAAAGTATACTATTTCCAATTTTTTTACCGAAGATTAAGAAACGATGTAATACCTTACTGCTTCACACCTGCCTTTTCTCTGAAAAGAAGCAGTAAAAACAACCACAGTCTCAGCCGGGTAATAAGCATATCACATTTAAAATCATTCAATACCGACACAATGGACTCATACCTGTTTTTTACAATGGACATGGAATTGTTACTATGCTATACTTTTTCTGTACACCACGGATATTTATAAATAATCTACCGGGAGGAGCCCATGCCACCGAAATCATTTCAGGAACTCAAAACACGACAGCGCGCAGAACGCGACAACTACCCTCAGAACATGAGCCTGCGTATACACCGTGCCTTAAGCTGGCTTGACCGGGCACACCACTGCGAAAATGATCCGGACGGCCGGTTTATTTTTTACTGGATCGCCTTCAATGCAGCCTATGCAAACGAAAGCGACTGCGCTGATATATCCGAAGGGAAACGCCATTATGCCTTTCTGAAAGATATCGTAGCCCTGGACAGGGACCAAAAACTTTTTGATATTATCTGGAAACAATATCCTCAGGCAATACGAGTACTACTCGATAACAAATATGTATTTAAACCATTCTGGGACAGCCGGCGACAATCTTCAGCATCCAACGACGGCTGGGAGGAGGAGTTTACCCGTGCCAAAAGCGCGGCAAACAGATGTTTGGCACACCAAAATACCGCCGGAGTGCTGAATATTATCTGCACTCGGCTGTATACCCTGCGTAATCAATTGATTCACGGAGGGGCCACCTGGAACAGCCGGGTAAACAGGAGTCAAATTATTGATGCAAACCGTATACTCGGTGACATCATACCGCTCATTATAGAGATAATGATGGACAATCCCGAAGCGGGATGGCAAAATGCCTGTTATCCTGTCTGTGAATAAACAAAGACCTATCACATAATATGAGGACAGTATGGAAAGTATTTATAACCGCATTGCGGCATTCAGAACAGATATTCCGCTCAAAGACCAATTCCGTTCCCTGGGCGACACCACACAGTTTGAACCACTGATACAATTGAATTCACAGGATATAGTAGAATTCTTTGAGTTTCACACAGAGTGACGCCTTTTCCCTTTGGATGACTGCAAATCCGCCTTTGAAGCAGAGAAGAAATTATCTGCCATGACCATAGTTGAAGCCGGCATTGATCTGTATATTGATGATTATAATTCTCTTTTGAGATCAGTTCTGCCCCAGGAAAATGTGTACAATTCTTTTACCGGTGTGTATCTTAATAAAAGCATCAGCGGCATGCGCGGATTTCTCCTCACAGGAAAACCCGTATTACATGAAAAGTATACTGACGGCAGCTAAGACTTTGGCTCAGGCAGTAAGAGAAAAACACACAACTCCACGGAGAAAACAGATCATGAAAACACACCTGAAGATGGGGCATTAGGCTGAAGTACAAAAGCTCTCTTTAGAGGTACATAATACGGCAAACTCAAATTTCATCAAGCAGGGATGCGTTATCTTTGATGATAGTGTGCAGATCATGCTCAATCTGCTTTTGTGTCTGATCCTGGGCAGAAATGAATACATTAACCAGATGTACCGCTGATAATGAACCAATGATACCTCCAATTGGTGCCAGAGGACCGCTGATAACAGATCCCACATGCCCGCCGATTATTCCGGCAGAAAGGTATGCTGCCTCCCATTTCATTTGCTCCCAGAACTCAGGTGTTCCCAGACCATACATAGATGCAGTATATGCCATCTGTATACCAAAAGATACTCCGAGCAGTGTACCAGCCATCTTATAGCCCGGTACGGATTTCCCCGTACGCAAAAGATGTCTGTGGGCATGTGCTCTAATTTTGCGGTATGCAGAATGCTGAAGCAGCAATGTTCCGCCGAAAACCCCGAAATCAGCCCGTGACATATCTCCCGCCCGCAGGCTTTGCCAGGCCGAATATACCTGATATATCATAACTGCGGTATACGCTGACGAAGCAACTCTGTTTTGAACCGCCATTTGCTTTGCCCGCACCCCATAGCGGTCAAAATCATGCTGAAGCTGTTTTGTGGTAATGCCCATTTTTTTCAACCGGGCCAGCTGAGTATTTTTTTCCGCCCGTGACCAGTTGCTACTGTGACGGATACGATTGCGAACAGGCTCATAATGATCATCGGGAACAAAAAAATAGTTTGATGCATTATCGTGAAGACTCATATCGCGTATATACTGATTGATATTTCCATTTAAATGAACCTTCAGCTGTCCGTTTACCATTCCCCGCCCCAGTCGTTTATTTCTACGAACATCATGCTGTCGATCCGTGGGATT includes:
- the csx20 gene encoding CRISPR-associated protein Csx20, which gives rise to MISAHLFFSHTLQDTQKKELKDTYGVTAFTALPEDLQHLWSNVPAQLPSVANYASPLIDYLSDNSRDTDIVFVQGDFGLTYYVVSWCIQNGRVPVYASTQRRAEEVVQKDGTVELRHMFRHVRFREYEGWSE
- a CDS encoding HEPN domain-containing protein — encoded protein: MPPKSFQELKTRQRAERDNYPQNMSLRIHRALSWLDRAHHCENDPDGRFIFYWIAFNAAYANESDCADISEGKRHYAFLKDIVALDRDQKLFDIIWKQYPQAIRVLLDNKYVFKPFWDSRRQSSASNDGWEEEFTRAKSAANRCLAHQNTAGVLNIICTRLYTLRNQLIHGGATWNSRVNRSQIIDANRILGDIIPLIIEIMMDNPEAGWQNACYPVCE